From a single Lolium rigidum isolate FL_2022 chromosome 7, APGP_CSIRO_Lrig_0.1, whole genome shotgun sequence genomic region:
- the LOC124676305 gene encoding E3 ubiquitin ligase BIG BROTHER-related-like, with the protein MVVLHDTTGKKKEAVVCYMDAPAPYAIEENFGGCFFEDDVDLALVLQDQEIVYQLLQGNDVSGSSRTHSYPSSSCGHQRTSGEPKLRGAANYESQLAVDEALARELQEIEDQISNTSIGGNILKEGRKPVRSSTPNHGNTSASRTPQVVTEDSVDPDNMTYEELQQLGETIGTQSKGLPEDVIALLKSSTYKIRIFSRKEKHDECVICCMAYKNRDKLTTLPCAHQYHQTCVAKWLKINKVCPVCNKEVFGS; encoded by the exons ATGGTGGTGCTACATGATACAacagggaagaagaaggaggcggttgtGTGCTATATGGATGCCCCTGCACCGTACGCAATCGAAGAAAATTTTGGGGGATGCTTCTTTGAAGATGATGTTGATCTTGCACTAGTTCTTCAAGATCAG GAAATAGTATATCAATTACTCCAAGGAAATGATGTTAGTGGTTCATCTAGGACTCATTCTTATCCTAGTTCTAGTTGTGGTCATCAGCGGACATCGGGTGAACCAAAATTAAGAGGAGCTGCAAATTATGAGTCACAGCTAGCTGTCGATGAAGCTTTAGCTAGAGAGTTGCAAGAGATAGAAGACCAAATTTCTAATACATCAATTGGTGGCAATATCTTAAAAGAAG GAAGAAAGCCAGTACGTTCTTCAACACCCAACCATGGCAATACTTCTGCAAGCAGAACTCCTCAG GTAGTAACAGAGGATAGCGTCGATCCTGACAATATGACTTATGAG GAGCTGCAGCAATTAGGGGAAACTATTGGTACACAAAGCAAAGGTTTGCCAGAAGATGTGATAGCACTCCTCAAGTCTTCAACATACAAAATTAGGATATTCTCAAGAAAGGAAAAACACGATGA ATGTGTGATATGCTGTATGGCTTACAAGAACCGAGATAAGCTGACTACATTGCCCTGTGCGCATCAGTACCATCAAACTTGTGTCGCCAAATGGTTGAAGATCAATAAG GTATGCCCCGTTTGCAACAAGGAGGTTTTTGGGTCATAA